Proteins from a single region of Sandaracinaceae bacterium:
- a CDS encoding AarF/ABC1/UbiB kinase family protein yields the protein MTLGSEPAFSLRAYEDAVARGQAADATLEVVVRCLASLRVAEERTTVERLQRQAVHALEARGVRPRRSRAGRVYVDVHRAAADAATRRGDAFARAWCELLALDCEADVGEPDARVLAAASDALCADLWSVREPAPPLAAATSRATNDGSLSRRPPPAASDLRALRLSGAQFEVLAAVEGEATRTGLDAEDVAWQGACARMHLCADTAPVREHLTRWEAALAAAPEVFQDRRAWVALYAHSEPKKFAAERTAEWLPERRTGLVTEAVEQLGALREVDTPMHLRLLDGGQALSALADKVRPLELQLAFLSGMARWLVQAKRPTFVRVVLDAYRRLSRRASRGACEDVLGFIADIDAGVWSRAADPVIVRTGGSRGARVRLTTSMVADLIAQLGVSRTRQLFEPADRTKRLRALERSALTRAAVRQLDSLKGPLMKVAQHLSYAGWDTDPETDRQLAALRDHSAPVPTADIRAALRAELGLRAKRLIDTLSERPLGVGSIGQVHGAQLPDGTEVAVKVRFPGIRAAIHSDLAVLGLLVPVAHILRPKVRWRAVLDELRSTLLSECDYQREAVVQAAFLRHFAADPVIRVPRVFPDWCSDGVLTTERVYGTSLASFAEDAPYTERSDVAQALLRLLFGFVDDEYTFCDPHPGNFLVTDEHLVVLDFGCVQRWDPEHRLRWVRLGRAMMEADEAGMRRGIRELGFPVDPDHFDYEEYVQRFHTSFYTSAADEGGVPMLSASVVSQQLADFLSRKSVNYHNLQMPPELVFGLRAYYGTMYVLALLRTGVDSSSESFRAAVEATVAAAEARAS from the coding sequence GTCTATGTCGACGTGCACCGCGCTGCGGCGGACGCGGCGACGCGCCGGGGCGATGCCTTCGCTCGCGCTTGGTGCGAGCTGCTGGCCCTGGACTGCGAGGCGGACGTCGGAGAGCCCGATGCGCGCGTCCTCGCGGCCGCCAGCGATGCCCTGTGCGCCGACCTCTGGTCGGTCCGTGAGCCTGCGCCGCCCCTAGCGGCAGCGACGTCCCGCGCAACGAACGATGGGAGCCTGTCGCGGCGCCCACCGCCCGCCGCTTCCGACCTGCGCGCCCTCCGCTTGTCAGGCGCGCAGTTCGAGGTGCTGGCGGCCGTCGAAGGCGAGGCTACCCGGACCGGTCTGGATGCGGAGGATGTGGCATGGCAGGGGGCGTGCGCCCGGATGCACCTTTGCGCCGACACCGCACCCGTCCGCGAGCACCTCACGCGCTGGGAGGCCGCGCTCGCCGCTGCACCCGAGGTCTTTCAAGACCGACGTGCGTGGGTGGCGCTCTACGCGCACTCGGAACCGAAGAAGTTCGCGGCGGAGCGCACCGCCGAGTGGCTCCCGGAGCGACGTACGGGTTTGGTCACGGAGGCCGTCGAGCAGTTGGGGGCGCTGCGGGAGGTGGACACGCCCATGCACCTCCGCTTGCTCGACGGGGGCCAGGCGCTGAGCGCCTTGGCGGACAAGGTGCGGCCACTCGAACTGCAGCTGGCGTTCCTCTCCGGCATGGCGCGTTGGCTGGTGCAGGCCAAGCGCCCTACGTTCGTGCGGGTCGTACTCGACGCCTATCGCCGGCTCTCGAGGCGCGCGAGCAGGGGCGCCTGCGAGGACGTACTGGGCTTCATCGCCGACATCGACGCGGGCGTGTGGTCACGGGCGGCCGACCCGGTGATCGTGAGAACGGGGGGCAGCCGTGGGGCGCGCGTGCGGCTCACCACCAGCATGGTGGCGGACCTCATCGCACAGCTCGGCGTCAGCCGCACGCGGCAACTCTTCGAGCCAGCCGACCGCACGAAGCGCCTGCGGGCTCTCGAGCGCAGCGCGCTCACGCGGGCCGCGGTCCGCCAGCTGGACAGCCTCAAGGGTCCGCTGATGAAGGTCGCCCAGCACCTCAGCTACGCGGGCTGGGACACCGACCCCGAGACGGACCGGCAGCTCGCCGCGCTGCGCGACCACAGCGCGCCCGTGCCCACGGCGGACATCCGAGCGGCCCTGCGCGCGGAGCTCGGACTGCGCGCCAAGCGCTTGATCGACACGCTCTCGGAGCGGCCGCTCGGCGTGGGCAGCATTGGGCAGGTGCATGGTGCGCAGCTGCCGGATGGCACCGAGGTCGCGGTGAAGGTGCGCTTCCCCGGGATCCGCGCCGCCATCCACAGCGACCTGGCCGTGCTCGGTCTCCTCGTGCCCGTGGCGCACATCCTGCGTCCGAAGGTGCGCTGGCGCGCCGTGCTCGACGAGCTCAGGAGCACGCTTCTTTCGGAGTGTGACTACCAGCGCGAGGCGGTCGTCCAGGCAGCGTTTCTGCGGCACTTCGCGGCCGACCCGGTCATCCGCGTGCCGCGCGTGTTCCCCGACTGGTGCTCGGATGGCGTGCTGACCACCGAGCGGGTGTACGGGACGTCGCTCGCGTCGTTCGCGGAAGACGCGCCTTACACCGAGCGCAGCGACGTCGCCCAAGCGCTGCTCCGCTTGTTGTTCGGGTTCGTGGACGACGAGTACACCTTCTGCGATCCCCACCCGGGCAACTTCCTTGTGACGGACGAGCACCTCGTGGTGCTCGACTTCGGCTGCGTTCAGCGCTGGGACCCCGAGCATCGCCTACGCTGGGTGCGCCTCGGGCGCGCCATGATGGAGGCGGACGAGGCCGGCATGCGGCGCGGCATCCGCGAGCTCGGCTTCCCGGTGGACCCCGACCACTTCGACTACGAGGAGTACGTCCAGCGCTTCCACACCAGCTTCTACACGAGCGCCGCGGACGAGGGGGGTGTGCCCATGCTCTCGGCCAGCGTGGTCAGCCAGCAGCTGGCGGACTTCCTCTCTCGCAAGAGCGTCAACTACCACAACCTGCAGATGCCCCCCGAGCTCGTGTTCGGGCTGCGCGCCTACTACGGGACGATGTACGTGCTCGCCCTGCTGCGCACCGGAGTCGACTCGTCCTCCGAGTCGTTCCGGGCCGCGGTGGAGGCCACCGTCGCGGCCGCCGAGGCGCGGGCGAGCTGA